CCGGCCTCCGCCCCGGCCGCGGTGCTCTTCGTATCGGTTCCGGTGCTCATACGGTGGCCTCCTCCTTCTCCAGTTGCTGGGCGCGGGCCACCTCGTCGTGGAGCAGGGTCCAGATCTCGTGGCGGTAGCGGGCGAATTCCGGACTGGAGCGCAGCTCCTCCCCGCCGGCGCCGGTGGCCCGGTCACCGAAGGAGACGGGCACCGCCTCCTTGATCCGGCCGGGGCGGGAGGTCATCACGGCCACCCGCTGCCCGAGGTACACGGCCTCCTCGATCCCGTGCGTGATGAACACGACGGTCTTGCCGGTGCGCTGCCAGATGCGGCGCAGCTCGTCCTGGAGGGATTCACGGGTCTGCGCGTCGAGCGCGGCGAACGGCTCGTCCATCAGCAGGACGTCCGGGTCGTAGGCGAGGGACCGGGCGATGGCCACGCGCTGGCGCATGCCCCCGGACAGCTCGTGCGGGTGGCGGTCCTCGAAGCCGGTGAGGCCGACGAGGTCCAGGAACTCCCGGGCCCGCTCCGTGCGTTCACGGCGGGGGACGCCGGTCGCCTCCAGCCCGAACTCGATGTTGCCGAGCGCGGTGCGCCAGGGCAGCAGGGCGTACTGCTGGAAGACGATGCCCCGGTCCAGGCCGGGTCCGGTGACGGGCTCGCCGTCGAGCAGGATCCTGCCGGAGGTGGGCCGGGTCAGGCCTCCCAGCAGGTCGAGGAGGGTGGACTTGCCGCAGCCGCTGGGGCCGACGACCACCACGAACTCCCCGGCCCCGATCTCCAGGTCCACGCCGTCGAGGGCGGTGAAGCTGCCGCCGTCGCCGAGGGCACCCGCCCTCCTGCCCTTGGCCTGCTTCCTCGGGAAGGTCTTCGTCACGGACTCGAACACGATCTTCGCCATGGTCCTCAGCCCTTCCCCTGGTCGTTGAACTCGTTCGTGTACAGGTCGGCGGGCTTCAGTTGGCCCTTCTTGATCTCGCCGCGCTCACCGAGCCAGTCGATCCACAGCTGGAACTCCTTGTCGGCGATCCGGCCGCCGGTCTCGGCCACCCCGAACGAGCGCCAGTACTGGAGGGTGGAGGTGTCCTCGTTGCGGCCGCGCTTCTTGACGATCTCGGTCATCCGGGCGATGACCTCCTCGCGCGGGGTGGTCCGGGACCACTCGATGGCCTTGGCGACACCGGTCGTGAAGGTCCGTACGGTGTCGGGGTTCTCCTTGATGAACCGCCGGGTCATCACGTACGACCCGGCGCTGAAGGCGCCCAGCAGCTCGAAGTCCTTGAACAGCGGGCGGATGCCGCCGGTGGCGAGGGCCTTGTCCCGCAGGACGCCGCTGAGCACCCCGACTTCGATCTGCTTCTGGCGCAGCGCCTGTTCGGTGTTGACGGGCGGGACCACGAGGGACTCGACCTTCGCGGCCTCGGCCTTGGAGAGGCCGCTGCGCTCCAGGTAGATGTCCAGCAGGGCCTGGGCGTGGGCGCCCAGGGTGTTCATGCCGACCTTCTTGCCGATCAGGTCGCGGGGCGAGCGGATCGGGCTGTCCTCCAGGACGTAGTAGCCGAGGTAGGTGTCCTTGTCGGAGCCGTAGTAGGAGATGACGGACTGGATCTGGGCCTTGCTCGAGGCGAGTTTGACGATGGCGCCGTTGAAGGCACCGCCGAAGTGGGTCTGGCCGGTGGCGGCGGACTGGATGTCCTGGGGGCCGCTGATGGTGTTGCCGACCCAGTCGAGGGTCAGGCCGCCCAGGTAGCCGAGGTCCGCGGCCAGTTCGGGGAGCAGGACGGTGCCGACGGCGCCCTGGTACTTGAGGGACGTGACCTGCTTGCCGGATCCGCCGGAGGCGGTGGCCGTGCCGCAGCTCACCGCGGCCGCCGAGATGCCGAGCAGGGTGAGGAACTGGCGACGGGAGGTGCGGGCGGAAGCGAGGGCTGCGGGCATGGGGTTCCTTGTCGGGAATCGGGGGGTTTCGGGGCTGCTACGGGGCGGTCGTCGCGAAGGAGGCGGCGGAGGCCCGGGCGTTCAGCGCGTCGGCGAACTCGTCGACGGCCTGGAAGAGGTCCAGCTCCGCCTCGGGCCGCAGCCGGTCGGGGCCGGCCCCGCGCTCCACGGAGGAGTCCAGGACGAACCGGCCGGCGGTGACGTGCCGGGCGCCGAGGGCGGCGAGTACCGGGCGCAGGGCGTAGTCGAGGGTCAGGACATGGGCGAGGCTGCCGCCGGTGGCGATGGGCAGAACCGTTTTGCCGGCCAGCCCGTCCTGCGGGAGCAGATCGAGGAAGGCCTTGAGCAGGCCGGTGTACGAGGCCTTGTAGACCGGGGTCGCGACGATGATCCCGTCGGCCTCGGCGACGGCTTCGAGGGCCCGGCGGATCTCCGGCTCGCCGCGGCGGGCGGAGAGCAGGTCGGCGGCGGGGAGCTCCCGTACGGCGAGGTGGGCGGTGTCGTACCCGGCGTGGGAGAGCCGACGCAGGACGTGGTCGGCGACGACGGCGGTACGGGAGTGCGGGGAAGGGCTGCCGGAGAGGGCGAGCAGGGTGGGCACGGGGCCTCCTTGGGGCGTCGTACGGGCGGGCGGGGCGGGGCGGACTGGGCGCGGCAGGCGGCAGGCGGGTCAGGCGGCAGGCGGGTCAGGCGTCGGCGGATGCGCCGGAGGGGATGCCGAAGGAGGGGTCGGGCACGGTCTCCGGGCTGATCAGGCGGGACGGGACCCCGTCCGGGCCGACCGGGACGTCTCCGTCCACCGTCACGCGACGCAGGGTCCGCTCGTGTTCGTCGGAGTCGTCGACGCCGTAGTGCTGGGTGGCCCGGTTGTCCCAGATCGCGACGTCGCCGGCCCGCCACTGCCGGCGGACGGTGTTCTCGGGGCTCTCGATGTGCGCCTGGAAGAGGTCGAGCAGGGCGCGGGAGTCGCGGCCGGTGAGGCCCTTGATCCGCTGGACGAAGTTGCCGAGGAGCAGGGCGCGTTCGCCGGTCTCGGGGTGGACGCGGACGACGGGGTGCTCGGTGAGGAACTCGGTGGAGGTGAACACCTCGCGGTACTGGGCCAGCGCCTCGGGGAGGGCGCCGGGCCTGAGGGCGGCGTAGTCGTACGCGTTGGAGTGCACGGCGCGCAGGCTGTCGGCGAGGCTGCGCAGCGGCTCGGGGAGGTTGGCGTAGGCGGTGGCGGTGTTGGCCCAGAGGGTGTCGCCGCCGTACGGGGGGATCGTGACGGCGCGCAGGATGGAGAAGGCGGGGTAGGCGGGGACGAAGGTGACGTCGGTGTGCCACTGGTTGGCGCGGGCGCCGTGGTGGGAGTCGATGCCGAGGGCGTAACGGCCGTCGGCGGAGGGCACGGTGGGGTGCGCGACGGGCGTGCCGAGGAGGCGGGCGAAGGCTTCGTGGCCGGCCTCGTCCAGGTGGTCCTGGTCGCGGAAGAAGACGACCTTGTGGGCGAGGAGCGCGGCGCGGATCTCGGCGACGGCATCGCCACCGAGCCCCCCACCGAGCCGCACGCCCCCGATCTCGGCACCGATCCGCCCGCCGATCCGGGTGACGGTGAGCTGGGTACGGGTGGCAGTGCTCATGGGAACTCCCTTGGGTTGGAATCCGTAGTGGAGGAACGGACGCACGGGCAGACCTGTCGACCGGAGCCGCTTGGCCCGAGGCCGGGGCCATGGACAGAGACAGAGGTGTCGCGAGCGAGGCCGCCCTGCGCCGGGTGACGGCGAGGCGACCGCCGGAGGCCGGGGCCGGGTCGGCCGGAGGCTGGTGAGCGGGAGGCCGGGTCGGCTTCGGGCCGGGTGGCCGGACCGAGCCGCTGGCCGATGGCCGGTGGGCCGGGGCCGTACGGACCGAACGCTCGCGGAACAGGGCCGGAAGGCGGTCGGCAAGACGGGAGAGAGGAGAGAGGAGAGGCCGGCGCGGAGCCGGGCCGTTCCGGGCCGGGTGGCCGACGGCCGGTTCGGCGGAAGCCGAACGGTCATCGGTCAGGACCCGGGGCGGCGCTTAAGCGCGGCGCGGGGCCGGACAGCGGCCCGGACACGAACCCGGCGCGGTACAGGAGCCGGGGGTGTGGAGCCGCGGGGCGGGAAGCTCGAACGCGGACATGGCTCGGAGACTGTCAGCGGCCCGGGCAGGGGTCAAGCCCCGCCCGGCATGCCGCAACGGCCCTCGCCCGAAGCCCCCACCCACCGCGGGCCACCGGCTCTGACCTGGCCCTAAGCCTTCCCGGGAATACACCGCCCAGCACTCCGCAACGGCCGAAAACCGTGGCCGGATTTCACGCCCCTGCAACGCGACCGCCACGCGTTCGCAGACACCGCCGTCGTTGCCGCCGGTTCGGACGCCCTCGGGGCCGAGAGACGGCCCGGCCCCGCCCCCCGGCAGGTGCCCGCCCACTGAGGGCGCTCTTTCGTGACCCGACCCGTCTCACATGAGAGGGCGAGATCACACCCTGTCGTTATAGTGGTTCCCAAGGTGACCCCCCTAGCATTCGAGCCATGACGGTCCTGCCTGATGACGGGCTCTCCTTGGCCGCCGAGTTCCCTGACGCGACGCATGAGCAGTGGCAGCGCCTGGTAGAGGGCGTTCTACGCAAGTCCGGCAAGGATGTATCCGGCGATGCTGCAGAAGACGCGTTGTCCACAAAGCTCGAGGACGGGCTCACCACCCGCCCCCTGTACACCGCGCCCGAAACGGCCGACGAGACCGGTTTCCCCGGGTTCGCTCCGTTCGTCCGGGGCGGCAGCCCCGCCGGCGGTGCCGCCGGCGGCTGGGACGTGCGGCAGCGGTACCTCGGCAGTGATCCCGCACGGGTGAACGAGGCCGTGCTCACCGACCTCGAGAACGGGGTCACCTCCATCTGGCTGTCCCTGGGCGGACCCGGCGGACTCCCGGTCGACGCGCTCCCCCGCGCCCTCGACGGCGTCTACCTCGACCTGGCGCCCGTCTCCCTGGACGCCGGAGCGCAATACGCCGACGCCTCCCGCGCCTTGCTGCGCCTGTACGCCGAGCGCGGGGTGGCCCCCGAGGCGGCCCGCGCGAGCCTCGGCGCCGACCCGCTGGGCCACGAGGCCCGTACGGGCGAGGTCCTGGAGCTGGCCGGCGCCGTCGGGCTCGCCCGGGAAGCCGCCGCGCACTGGCCCGGCGTCCGCGCCCTCGCCGTCGACGCCCTGCCGTACCACGAGGCCGGCGGCAGCGCAGCCGAGGAGCTGGGGCTGTCCCTGGCCACCGGCGTCGCCTACCTCCGCGCCCTCACCGGAGCCGGCAGCGGCAGCAGCGCCCTCGGCGTCCAAGCCGCCCTCGGCCAGCTCGAGTTCCGCTACGCCGCGACCGCCGACCAGTTCCTCACCATCGCGAAGTTCCGCGCCGCCCGGCGCCTGTGGGCCCGGATCGCGGAGGCCTGTGGGGCCCCCGAGGCCGGCGCCCAGCGCCAGCACGCCGTCACCTCGCCGGTGATGATGACCCGCCGCGACCCGTGGGTGAACATGCTGCGCACCACCGTCGCCTGCATGGCGGCGGGCGTGGGCGGGGCGGACTCGGTCACCGTGCTCCCCTTCGACCACGAGCTGGGCCTGCCGGACGCCTTCGCGCGCCGCATCTCCCGCAACACCTCCACCATCCTGCTGGAGGAGTCGCACCTGGCCCGCGTCATCGACCCGGCCGGCGGCTCGTACTACGTCGAGCAGCTCACCGACGAACTCGCGCACGCCGCCTGGGAGTTCTTCCAGGAGATCGAGAAGGCCGGCGGCCTGGCCGCCACCCTGCGCTCCGGGCTGGTCGCCGACCGGCTCGCCGCGACCTGGGCCGAGCGCTCCAAGAAGCTCGCCAAGCGCCGCGAACCCATCACGGGAGTCAGCGAGTTCCCGCTGCTCTCGGAGAAGCCCCTCGACCGCGAGCCCGCCCCGGCGGGCCCGACCGGCGGGCTGCCCCGCGTACGGCGCGACGAGGCGTACGAGGCGCTGCGCGCCCGCAGCGACGCGCACCTGGCCGCGACCGGGAACCGCCCGCGGATCTTCCTCGCCGCGCTGGGCCCGGCGGCCGCGCACACCGCGCGCGCCACCTTCGCCGCGAACCTGTTCCAGGCGGGCGGCATCGAGGCGGTGCACGACCCGGTGTCGGTGGACGCGGCGACGGCCGCCGAGGCCTACGCCGGGAGCGGCGCGGACGGCATGGCCGTGCTGTGCTCCAGCGACGCGCTGTACCAGGAGCAGGCCGAGGCGGTGGCCGAGGCCCTGCGCGCGGCCGGTGCGACGACCGTGTTCCTCGCGGGCAAGCCCGGCACGTCGGCCGGCGCCGTGGACGAGTACGTCTTCGCCGGCTGCGATGCGGTCGCCGTGCTGTCCTCCGTACTCGACCGGATGGGAATCGCGCTGTGAGCATCCCCGATTTCTCCGAACTCGCGCTGAACGGCGCGGGCCCGGCCGCCGGCTCCGAGGACCAGTGGCGTGCGGCGGTGAAGGAGTCCACCGGGACCGCCCCCG
The Streptomyces sp. NBC_01296 DNA segment above includes these coding regions:
- a CDS encoding ABC transporter ATP-binding protein, with protein sequence MAKIVFESVTKTFPRKQAKGRRAGALGDGGSFTALDGVDLEIGAGEFVVVVGPSGCGKSTLLDLLGGLTRPTSGRILLDGEPVTGPGLDRGIVFQQYALLPWRTALGNIEFGLEATGVPRRERTERAREFLDLVGLTGFEDRHPHELSGGMRQRVAIARSLAYDPDVLLMDEPFAALDAQTRESLQDELRRIWQRTGKTVVFITHGIEEAVYLGQRVAVMTSRPGRIKEAVPVSFGDRATGAGGEELRSSPEFARYRHEIWTLLHDEVARAQQLEKEEATV
- a CDS encoding ABC transporter substrate-binding protein, yielding MPAALASARTSRRQFLTLLGISAAAVSCGTATASGGSGKQVTSLKYQGAVGTVLLPELAADLGYLGGLTLDWVGNTISGPQDIQSAATGQTHFGGAFNGAIVKLASSKAQIQSVISYYGSDKDTYLGYYVLEDSPIRSPRDLIGKKVGMNTLGAHAQALLDIYLERSGLSKAEAAKVESLVVPPVNTEQALRQKQIEVGVLSGVLRDKALATGGIRPLFKDFELLGAFSAGSYVMTRRFIKENPDTVRTFTTGVAKAIEWSRTTPREEVIARMTEIVKKRGRNEDTSTLQYWRSFGVAETGGRIADKEFQLWIDWLGERGEIKKGQLKPADLYTNEFNDQGKG
- the ssuE gene encoding NADPH-dependent FMN reductase, with protein sequence MPTLLALSGSPSPHSRTAVVADHVLRRLSHAGYDTAHLAVRELPAADLLSARRGEPEIRRALEAVAEADGIIVATPVYKASYTGLLKAFLDLLPQDGLAGKTVLPIATGGSLAHVLTLDYALRPVLAALGARHVTAGRFVLDSSVERGAGPDRLRPEAELDLFQAVDEFADALNARASAASFATTAP
- a CDS encoding TauD/TfdA dioxygenase family protein gives rise to the protein MSTATRTQLTVTRIGGRIGAEIGGVRLGGGLGGDAVAEIRAALLAHKVVFFRDQDHLDEAGHEAFARLLGTPVAHPTVPSADGRYALGIDSHHGARANQWHTDVTFVPAYPAFSILRAVTIPPYGGDTLWANTATAYANLPEPLRSLADSLRAVHSNAYDYAALRPGALPEALAQYREVFTSTEFLTEHPVVRVHPETGERALLLGNFVQRIKGLTGRDSRALLDLFQAHIESPENTVRRQWRAGDVAIWDNRATQHYGVDDSDEHERTLRRVTVDGDVPVGPDGVPSRLISPETVPDPSFGIPSGASADA
- a CDS encoding methylmalonyl-CoA mutase family protein; this translates as MTVLPDDGLSLAAEFPDATHEQWQRLVEGVLRKSGKDVSGDAAEDALSTKLEDGLTTRPLYTAPETADETGFPGFAPFVRGGSPAGGAAGGWDVRQRYLGSDPARVNEAVLTDLENGVTSIWLSLGGPGGLPVDALPRALDGVYLDLAPVSLDAGAQYADASRALLRLYAERGVAPEAARASLGADPLGHEARTGEVLELAGAVGLAREAAAHWPGVRALAVDALPYHEAGGSAAEELGLSLATGVAYLRALTGAGSGSSALGVQAALGQLEFRYAATADQFLTIAKFRAARRLWARIAEACGAPEAGAQRQHAVTSPVMMTRRDPWVNMLRTTVACMAAGVGGADSVTVLPFDHELGLPDAFARRISRNTSTILLEESHLARVIDPAGGSYYVEQLTDELAHAAWEFFQEIEKAGGLAATLRSGLVADRLAATWAERSKKLAKRREPITGVSEFPLLSEKPLDREPAPAGPTGGLPRVRRDEAYEALRARSDAHLAATGNRPRIFLAALGPAAAHTARATFAANLFQAGGIEAVHDPVSVDAATAAEAYAGSGADGMAVLCSSDALYQEQAEAVAEALRAAGATTVFLAGKPGTSAGAVDEYVFAGCDAVAVLSSVLDRMGIAL